CTCTCAGTacagaaacaagaaaatttgattttttctatattcttTCAGCTTTTATacatatgtgtgtatatatgtatctCATTCGTTTCCGTTCTATTTGgttgtttctttattctcggtactcttcttttttttgtgatgaCGACCaccgaaaataaataaaaaaacaacagcgtGGGACCGGACAACTGCAAATGCGAGCCCGGCTATGGCGGACCCACATGCAACATTGGTATGCTATgctcgtgttttttttttttttttctagctcaGTCTCgctgttttttgttatttgattatGTATCGGAGGAAGGAGGGTGGGGAGGATCTGGTCAGGTCCAGTCTCGTTGCTGCGGTCGCAGATTATCGAACCGgatcttctcttttatttcctgaCATATGGGGAGAATTGACTAGCAAAACTAGtacaacatttgttttttgtttccaatgCAGCTTGCCCTGAGCACAAATGGGGCCCCAATTGCAGCAATAGCTGTCCGTGTCTCAATGGAGCGAAATGCGACCCGGTGAACGGCAGTTGCACCTGCACGGCAGGTTGGAAGGGACTCCACTGCGACTATCCGTGCCCCAAGAACTATTACGGCCAGTCTTGCTCTCTCAAGTGTCAGGTAATAATACTCTAGACCTCCCCCTGAGCACCTACTCTCATGTCctccatttccattttctccatttgctgattgttttttcttctttccccttttgtttgtgtttctcTCCTTTCGACAGTGCAAGAATCAAGCCTATTGCGATCCTGTTTCGGGAGCATGCGCCTGTCAACCCGGATGGAATGGACCACTGTAATATTCATTTAGAATCATCATAATTTATGGGGCACTAAAAATAGTTCCgctgctcctttttttctgtttgaagaTGCGATGAACCTTGCCCGGATGGAACCCACGGCCAAAACTGCGCGTCCAGTTGCCGCTGTCAGAATGGGGGCACGTGCAGCCCCATCGATGGCAAATGTTTCTGTACCAGCGGATGGACGGTAATGAAAAATCCGTCACCAtccgcctctttttttccattcgattctatttttatatattcatttgatttgttttttttctctctcgttggCTGCTTCCACTTCCGGCTTTTGTGTGCTGTATTATATATAGGGTGAAGTGTGCGCCAATCCATGCCCGGATGGCACTTGGGGTGCCCAGTGCTCTCAACGTTGTTCCTGTCACAACAATGCCCGTTGTGATCACATTAACGGCTCTTGCCACTGCTTGCCCGGCTACCGTGGCGATCAAGTCAGTATACTATTACTTAATTattcactttctctctctttttctaaatGTCATTAAAGATAATTCAATCTTCTATTGTGTAACCCCTATCATTCCTtgtccaaaaaaagaaagaataatgaTGACTAAGAGGAAATTGTAACCACGTCGCAATCATCCGGGCTTATTGGCTTTGATCCCTGTCTATCAATCTTAAGTACTtttcctcatttcttttttttttctgttttgtttgacaGTGTCAGGAACAATGCCCTCCAGGAATGTACGGAAAGAACTGCGAAACGCCATGCAAGGTTGGCACTTTTTCTTACATAATATAATCCAGactgtttttatttagttgTTAGAAAGCGTCGTGAATTTGTCGTGACTGACACAAGGAATCTCTGTCCCTGGACAGAATAAGAAcatattttgaattgattatgtgttgtttttcttgcgGTCGTGACAGTGTCAAAATGGAGCCATTTGCAACATCACGAACGGTTCTTGCGCTTGCACCGAAGGCTGGACCGGTCCCGATTGCGGTCAAAGAGCCTGTTCCGACAAGCTTTACGGCCCTGGATGCACTCAGATCTGTCCGTGCTCTTCCAATAATACTGAATTGTaagtttgctttttattttgtctatttcgagtgttttattcttttttgattgttttgttttttcatctttttgttgatttgtttcgtctgaaaattcacttttctctttgtttttctttttcgtttttctcgtAATATAATAAGGTGCCATCCGTGGACTGGTGAATGTATTTGTAAGGCCGGCTGGGACGGCCAAACGTGCTCGAGGCCCTGTCCAACCTACACATTCGGTTTGGGCTGTCGAAACGTCTGCACTTGCAAGAACGATGCCCATTGCGACCCCGTCAACGGCACCTGCGTCTGCTTGTCAGGTATTGATCCAAAACACAACCCGCCATCcagttgattttcttcttttcctttttttttatttggcgctaccaacagcaacaaccggtcgattttcttctccggttgttgttggaccGTTTGATCTCTTTGATtgtatttccttttatttttcgctttctctcttttgtttctctcattcgtctatttatttatttctttttttttcccaggcTACATAGGAAACGATTGTCAGGATCAGTGTCCCGAGGGTCGTTACGGGCACAATTGCACCAATGTCTGCGCCTGTGAGAATGGAGGCAATTGCTCCAACACGGATGGACAATGCAAATGCCCCATTGGATGGTCAGGTCTGCTTTGCGAGTCGCCCTGCCGGGCAGGATTCTACGGCGAGCACTGCAAGGAGCAGTGCCATTGCAAAAACGGAGCTTCGTGTCATCACGTCACAGGTATTTTCAGAGTCAAATCAATTGCCAatgggaaaatcaaataactgttgaaaaaaaatccaggcGAATGTTCGTGCAGCGCCGGATTCAAGGATGACGCATGCAATGCCACCTGTCCGGAAGGCCGTTTCGGTTTGAACTGCGAAGAGACGTGCGAGTGCCAGAAGGGGACGACCAAAGCATGCGATCCCGTCACGGGAGAGTGTCTGTGTCGCACCGGTTACCGGGGCGTCCGCTGTGAGACCCAATGCCCTAAAGGTCGATACGGTCCAGAGTGTCGTGACGTTTGCCACTGCGAGAATGACGGCTCGTGCGACAACCTGGGCGATTGTTTCTGTCAACGCGGCTGGACCGGTGAATTGTGCGAGGATCTCTGTCCCACTGGTAATTCAGTACAttaaatcatttccattttttcatttcatttttcatttttccacgTTTTGAAGGTTTTTATGGGAAAAAATGCCGGCAGCCTTGTCCTTCGTGCGTCAATGGTGAGTTTGGTTATCGACCGGTTTCCgcttattattttcaattatttattgtgttttattctcttttcttttccttcaagGTAACGGACAATGTAATTCGGTTGACGGCCGTTGTTCTTGCCAGCCGGGTTACATGGGAATACGATGCGAGGAGCCCTGCCCTAAAGGTATTTAATTACTTGGCTTGTTTGATGGATCGATGGAGACATTTAATATATATATCCTACACTCTACTCTGCTCTTGTTTGTCAGGCACATATGGAGAAGGATGTCAACAGAAATGCAATCGATGCAAAAATGGCGCAGAGTGTCATCACGTCACTGGTCAGTTTTCATAAATTCACATGTTAAatgtaaatcaaataaaagaacacttaattttgttttaggtCAATGCCGTTGTCTTCCCGGATGGAAGGGAGACGATTGTTCCGTCCCCTGTCCGCCAAATACTTGGGGCATTGCCTGTGCTCAACGGTGCACTTGTCTTCACAACGGCACTTGCCGTCCCAACGATGGCCAATGTCGCTGTCACGATGGCTGGATGGGCCCTCAATGCAACGAAAGTAATTAAACGAAACTCGTGTACAAATGTTTAACTTGACACTTTACTTAATTGAACCTTTCCATGTTTGCTCCTAGTTTGCCCTGAAGGATATTACGGCCAGCACTGCATGAGTCACTGCCAGGTACTGGGCGAATGTTTGTCTCGAACAGTTTTGATTAAATTGACTCAactggaattttttgtttctctatcTCCCCCCAGTGTTTGAACGATAATTTCATCTGTCATCCGGCCAGCGGCTGCGTTTGCCGCGAAGGATTCCGCGGCGATCAATGCGACATTGCCATTTACTCTCCAGTGAGCGACAAGAGTCAATTGGGCGAGCCGATCGTGCCCGTCAATCACGGTGGTCTCATTGGCGGTCTCATCGTGTCCATTTTGCTGATAGTCATCGTTATCGGCGCCCTAGTCTACTACCGACGCCGCATCTCCCACTTGAAATCGGAGCTGGCTCACGTCCAGTACATTGCCGATCCTAGTTCAGCTCCTGGTACGTcattcctttttatctttttctctttttctgttttatttattttgtgtgtgtgccttgTCTGGTCATTGAATGATGGTGAGGTCGAGTCCTAGTGGCTTCTTCTTCACGTGTCtaccttcttttttgtataCTTTTTTTAGAGTACTACTCTTCTTCTAGTCCTCAAAGTGGCATTGTTGACACGAATTCCTTCCAACCCACTAAGGAAGGCCCGTCCTTTTCTCGCTACTAATTCCCCATCCCTTCTCTgtgtcgttttcttcttctcaaacTGCCTGTTTTGTGtgactcgttttcttttctttactaCTATCCATCCCGCATGACTAGAAGAACCagtttttcttatcttatACTACCaccattaacatttttaacagacgagagagaaagagataaatGTGTGCATGAAAGAGGTTaactttcgactttttttgACAGATGGGTAAGgatttcctcttctctctctaacGAGTTGTATGGTTTTTCTCTAATCGCTTGGAAAACAATCATTTTCCGTTTTTGGGTTGACTTGAGTTGCTGTAGTACTTTTTATTgacatttgaattgattgcGGTGAAATTGTCATGTCATTGTGAacgattttgtgtgtgtgttttttggtGTGACAGATCGGCATCATTTCGACAATCCAGTTTACTGCTATCCGACGGGGGCTGCCAACGGAGGAGTCGGTGGGGCTACGGCCGCCGTGGGCGGTTTGAATAACGCGCGCATTCGCAACGATCTCGGCGCAACTAAAAACAACCTCACCAATTTGGAGCGAGCCAAACTGGGACCCAATTCACTGGAAGACGACTGTTCGGAAGGTAATCAAAAAGTCgttcattaaaacaaattttgtttgaacatTTCAGATGAAATACAGCGACGACCATATAACGAGAAAGGCTGAGCCAATGAACTTTTGATGTTTCGAGTCttttgaatcaattaaaaCGATTTCTGAATTTTGCAGGTGCTTACGGCGGCTCTGTGTCTAGCACGGCCGA
This region of Daphnia pulex isolate KAP4 chromosome 9, ASM2113471v1 genomic DNA includes:
- the LOC124202279 gene encoding protein draper-like isoform X1, with protein sequence MSQSADFYRHQVAPPSRRHWACVCVLCVLLAQAADSTQSRSVQAITNTQLNFIVNKNCCCWLSLGNHPSLHVFGGCHFRAASQVDELFKGRDNFNSVGRTWSCQQLTTTKLLLTTMSLLPSPHQQQWATTTILILVWLAQLCQASTLSGSNICTRQEKYFVTVKISYLQPYKVRTFTTCLAFPPWCSRYTVHNKVAFKTESVEKTRVLEDCCSGYARTTDNSSCVPICGQQCLHGTCVGPDNCKCEPGYGGPTCNIACPEHKWGPNCSNSCPCLNGAKCDPVNGSCTCTAGWKGLHCDYPCPKNYYGQSCSLKCQCKNQAYCDPVSGACACQPGWNGPLCDEPCPDGTHGQNCASSCRCQNGGTCSPIDGKCFCTSGWTGEVCANPCPDGTWGAQCSQRCSCHNNARCDHINGSCHCLPGYRGDQCQEQCPPGMYGKNCETPCKCQNGAICNITNGSCACTEGWTGPDCGQRACSDKLYGPGCTQICPCSSNNTELCHPWTGECICKAGWDGQTCSRPCPTYTFGLGCRNVCTCKNDAHCDPVNGTCVCLSGYIGNDCQDQCPEGRYGHNCTNVCACENGGNCSNTDGQCKCPIGWSGLLCESPCRAGFYGEHCKEQCHCKNGASCHHVTGECSCSAGFKDDACNATCPEGRFGLNCEETCECQKGTTKACDPVTGECLCRTGYRGVRCETQCPKGRYGPECRDVCHCENDGSCDNLGDCFCQRGWTGELCEDLCPTGFYGKKCRQPCPSCVNGNGQCNSVDGRCSCQPGYMGIRCEEPCPKGTYGEGCQQKCNRCKNGAECHHVTGQCRCLPGWKGDDCSVPCPPNTWGIACAQRCTCLHNGTCRPNDGQCRCHDGWMGPQCNEICPEGYYGQHCMSHCQCLNDNFICHPASGCVCREGFRGDQCDIAIYSPVSDKSQLGEPIVPVNHGGLIGGLIVSILLIVIVIGALVYYRRRISHLKSELAHVQYIADPSSAPDRHHFDNPVYCYPTGAANGGVGGATAAVGGLNNARIRNDLGATKNNLTNLERAKLGPNSLEDDCSEGAYGGSVSSTAELYKNREADMGNPNFNNFNIYHTIDEEKVSKSVEHLYDEIKHKNKDYVDEAYDRLDDSRPLTEVRPQYLRIASGSLGSLGGLGASHSIFSGSSSVAASTVSTSAASDPATTPLSISVGGGRIGFRSDARGQSSPSPSSSSNSSSLSLDSAKV
- the LOC124202279 gene encoding protein draper-like isoform X2; this translates as MSQSADFYRHQVAPPSRRHWACVCVLCVLLAQAADSTQSRSVQAITNTQLNFIVNKNCCCWLSLGNHPSLHVFGGCHFRAASQVDELFKGRDNFNSVGRTWSCQQLTTTKLLLTTMSLLPSPHQQQWATTTILILVWLAQLCQASTLSGSNICTRQEKYFVTVKISYLQPYKVRTFTTCLAFPPWCSRYTVHNKVAFKTESVEKTRVLEDCCSGYARTTDNSSCVPICGQQCLHGTCVGPDNCKCEPGYGGPTCNIACPEHKWGPNCSNSCPCLNGAKCDPVNGSCTCTAGWKGLHCDYPCPKNYYGQSCSLKCQCKNQAYCDPVSGACACQPGWNGPLCDEPCPDGTHGQNCASSCRCQNGGTCSPIDGKCFCTSGWTGEVCANPCPDGTWGAQCSQRCSCHNNARCDHINGSCHCLPGYRGDQCQEQCPPGMYGKNCETPCKCQNGAICNITNGSCACTEGWTGPDCGQRACSDKLYGPGCTQICPCSSNNTELCHPWTGECICKAGWDGQTCSRPCPTYTFGLGCRNVCTCKNDAHCDPVNGTCVCLSGYIGNDCQDQCPEGRYGHNCTNVCACENGGNCSNTDGQCKCPIGWSGLLCESPCRAGFYGEHCKEQCHCKNGASCHHVTGECSCSAGFKDDACNATCPEGRFGLNCEETCECQKGTTKACDPVTGECLCRTGYRGVRCETQCPKGRYGPECRDVCHCENDGSCDNLGDCFCQRGWTGELCEDLCPTGFYGKKCRQPCPSCVNGNGQCNSVDGRCSCQPGYMGIRCEEPCPKGTYGEGCQQKCNRCKNGAECHHVTGQCRCLPGWKGDDCSVPCPPNTWGIACAQRCTCLHNGTCRPNDGQCRCHDGWMGPQCNEICPEGYYGQHCMSHCQCLNDNFICHPASGCVCREGFRGDQCDIAIYSPVSDKSQLGEPIVPVNHGGLIGGLIVSILLIVIVIGALVYYRRRISHLKSELAHVQYIADPSSAPDRHHFDNPVYCYPTGAANGGVGGATAAVGGLNNARIRNDLGATKNNLTNLERAKLGPNSLEDDCSEGAYGGSVSSTAELYKNREADMGNPNFNNFNIYHTIDEEKVSKSVEHLYDEIKHKNKDYDTSSQSTRRMTDWTIHDHLQRSGRNICGSLPDRWVLWEAWEPLTPSFPAAPASPPLPSPPPPPAIRRQHRSRYQ
- the LOC124202279 gene encoding protein draper-like isoform X3; translated protein: MSLLPSPHQQQWATTTILILVWLAQLCQASTLSGSNICTRQEKYFVTVKISYLQPYKVRTFTTCLAFPPWCSRYTVHNKVAFKTESVEKTRVLEDCCSGYARTTDNSSCVPICGQQCLHGTCVGPDNCKCEPGYGGPTCNIACPEHKWGPNCSNSCPCLNGAKCDPVNGSCTCTAGWKGLHCDYPCPKNYYGQSCSLKCQCKNQAYCDPVSGACACQPGWNGPLCDEPCPDGTHGQNCASSCRCQNGGTCSPIDGKCFCTSGWTGEVCANPCPDGTWGAQCSQRCSCHNNARCDHINGSCHCLPGYRGDQCQEQCPPGMYGKNCETPCKCQNGAICNITNGSCACTEGWTGPDCGQRACSDKLYGPGCTQICPCSSNNTELCHPWTGECICKAGWDGQTCSRPCPTYTFGLGCRNVCTCKNDAHCDPVNGTCVCLSGYIGNDCQDQCPEGRYGHNCTNVCACENGGNCSNTDGQCKCPIGWSGLLCESPCRAGFYGEHCKEQCHCKNGASCHHVTGECSCSAGFKDDACNATCPEGRFGLNCEETCECQKGTTKACDPVTGECLCRTGYRGVRCETQCPKGRYGPECRDVCHCENDGSCDNLGDCFCQRGWTGELCEDLCPTGFYGKKCRQPCPSCVNGNGQCNSVDGRCSCQPGYMGIRCEEPCPKGTYGEGCQQKCNRCKNGAECHHVTGQCRCLPGWKGDDCSVPCPPNTWGIACAQRCTCLHNGTCRPNDGQCRCHDGWMGPQCNEICPEGYYGQHCMSHCQCLNDNFICHPASGCVCREGFRGDQCDIAIYSPVSDKSQLGEPIVPVNHGGLIGGLIVSILLIVIVIGALVYYRRRISHLKSELAHVQYIADPSSAPDRHHFDNPVYCYPTGAANGGVGGATAAVGGLNNARIRNDLGATKNNLTNLERAKLGPNSLEDDCSEGAYGGSVSSTAELYKNREADMGNPNFNNFNIYHTIDEEKVSKSVEHLYDEIKHKNKDYVDEAYDRLDDSRPLTEVRPQYLRIASGSLGSLGGLGASHSIFSGSSSVAASTVSTSAASDPATTPLSISVGGGRIGFRSDARGQSSPSPSSSSNSSSLSLDSAKV
- the LOC124202279 gene encoding protein draper-like isoform X4, producing the protein MSQSADFYRHQVAPPSRRHWACVCVLCVLLAQAADSTQSRSVQAITNTQLNFIVNKNCCCWLSLGNHPSLHVFGGCHFRAASQVDELFKGRDNFNSVGRTWSCQQLTTTKLLLTTMSLLPSPHQQQWATTTILILVWLAQLCQASTLSGSNICTRQEKYFVTVKISYLQPYKVRTFTTCLAFPPWCSRYTVHNKVAFKTESVEKTRVLEDCCSGYARTTDNSSCVPICGQQCLHGTCVGPDNCKCEPGYGGPTCNIACPEHKWGPNCSNSCPCLNGAKCDPVNGSCTCTAGWKGLHCDYPCPKNYYGQSCSLKCQCKNQAYCDPVSGACACQPGWNGPLCDEPCPDGTHGQNCASSCRCQNGGTCSPIDGKCFCTSGWTGEVCANPCPDGTWGAQCSQRCSCHNNARCDHINGSCHCLPGYRGDQCQEQCPPGMYGKNCETPCKCQNGAICNITNGSCACTEGWTGPDCGQRACSDKLYGPGCTQICPCSSNNTELCHPWTGECICKAGWDGQTCSRPCPTYTFGLGCRNVCTCKNDAHCDPVNGTCVCLSGYIGNDCQDQCPEGRYGHNCTNVCACENGGNCSNTDGQCKCPIGWSGLLCESPCRAGFYGEHCKEQCHCKNGASCHHVTGECSCSAGFKDDACNATCPEGRFGLNCEETCECQKGTTKACDPVTGECLCRTGYRGVRCETQCPKGRYGPECRDVCHCENDGSCDNLGDCFCQRGWTGELCEDLCPTGFYGKKCRQPCPSCVNGNGQCNSVDGRCSCQPGYMGIRCEEPCPKGTYGEGCQQKCNRCKNGAECHHVTGQCRCLPGWKGDDCSVPCPPNTWGIACAQRCTCLHNGTCRPNDGQCRCHDGWMGPQCNEICPEGYYGQHCMSHCQCLNDNFICHPASGCVCREGFRGDQCDIAIYSPVSDKSQLGEPIVPVNHGGLIGGLIVSILLIVIVIGALVYYRRRISHLKSELAHVQYIADPSSAPEYYSSSSPQSGIVDTNSFQPTKEGPSFSRY